One part of the Lapillicoccus jejuensis genome encodes these proteins:
- the carA gene encoding glutamine-hydrolyzing carbamoyl-phosphate synthase small subunit, whose amino-acid sequence MLRPRQVAVLVLEDGRTFRGESYGALGETVGEAVFSTGMTGYQETLTDPSYHRQVVVMTAPHVGNTGVNEEDPESRRIWVAGYVVRDPALRPSSWRSTKTLEDELREQGVVGISGIDTRALTRHLRERGAMRVGIFAGDEYADARPDLLAERVREAPEMAGAALAAEVSTAEPYVVPAVGEKRFTVAAVDLGIKAMTPQRLAEHGIEVHVLPATSTWEQVRAVQPDGVFFSNGPGDPATADTEVALLREVLDAKVPFFGICFGNQLLGRALGFGTYKLKYGHRGINQPVMDRKTGKVEVTAHNHGFAVDAPTDRESTTPYGRVRVSHVCLNDDVVEGLECLDVPAYSVQYHPEAAAGPHDAAYLFDRFVELMTTRRDGSTTSTTDGSN is encoded by the coding sequence CTGCTGCGTCCGCGCCAGGTCGCGGTCCTCGTCCTCGAGGACGGCCGCACCTTCCGCGGCGAGTCGTACGGCGCCCTCGGCGAGACCGTCGGCGAGGCCGTCTTCTCCACCGGGATGACCGGCTACCAGGAGACGCTCACCGACCCCAGCTACCACCGCCAGGTCGTCGTCATGACCGCCCCGCACGTCGGCAACACCGGCGTCAACGAGGAGGACCCGGAGTCGCGCAGGATCTGGGTCGCCGGGTACGTCGTCCGCGACCCCGCCCTGCGCCCGAGCAGCTGGCGTTCGACCAAGACCCTCGAGGACGAGCTGCGCGAGCAGGGCGTCGTCGGCATCAGCGGCATCGACACCCGCGCCCTCACCCGCCACCTGCGCGAGCGCGGCGCGATGCGTGTCGGGATCTTCGCCGGCGACGAGTACGCCGACGCCCGCCCCGACCTGCTCGCCGAGCGGGTGCGCGAGGCCCCCGAGATGGCCGGTGCGGCGCTCGCCGCCGAGGTCAGCACCGCCGAGCCGTACGTCGTCCCGGCGGTGGGGGAGAAGAGGTTCACCGTCGCCGCCGTCGACCTCGGCATCAAGGCGATGACGCCGCAGCGCCTCGCCGAGCACGGCATCGAGGTCCACGTCCTGCCCGCCACCTCGACCTGGGAGCAGGTGCGAGCGGTGCAGCCGGACGGCGTCTTCTTCTCCAACGGCCCCGGCGACCCGGCCACCGCCGACACCGAGGTCGCGCTGCTGCGCGAGGTGCTCGACGCGAAGGTGCCGTTCTTCGGGATCTGCTTCGGCAACCAGCTGCTCGGCCGCGCCCTCGGCTTCGGCACCTACAAGCTGAAGTACGGCCACCGCGGCATCAACCAGCCGGTGATGGACCGCAAGACCGGCAAGGTCGAGGTCACGGCGCACAACCACGGGTTCGCCGTGGACGCCCCGACGGACCGTGAGTCGACGACGCCGTACGGGCGGGTGCGGGTCTCGCACGTGTGCCTCAACGACGACGTGGTCGAGGGCCTCGAGTGCCTCGACGTCCCCGCGTACTCGGTGCAGTACCACCCGGAGGCCGCGGCCGGACCGCACGACGCCGCCTACCTCTTCGACCGCTTCGTCGAGCTGATGACGACCCGCCGCGACGGGTCCACGACGAGCACGACCGACGGGAGCAACTGA
- the pyrR gene encoding bifunctional pyr operon transcriptional regulator/uracil phosphoribosyltransferase PyrR — protein sequence MSAAAQPSSARPENPGPSPVPADARAVMASSDVSRALRRIAHEILEGNRGTDGLVVMGIPSRGVQLARRLGAVIEEVEGTSVPIGSLDVTMQRDDLRRQPVRPVARTQVPPGGVDGKVVVLVDDVLYSGRTIRAALEALAELGRPRIVRLAVLVDRGHRELPIRADHVGKNLPTSSSERVHVRLAEVDGEEDSVKISGGKTTDATGEEA from the coding sequence GTGTCGGCTGCTGCCCAGCCCTCATCGGCACGCCCGGAGAACCCGGGACCGTCACCGGTCCCCGCGGACGCTCGGGCGGTGATGGCCTCCTCGGACGTCTCCCGCGCGCTGCGCCGCATCGCGCACGAGATCCTCGAGGGCAACCGGGGCACCGACGGCCTCGTCGTGATGGGCATCCCCTCGCGCGGGGTCCAGCTGGCCCGCCGGCTCGGCGCCGTCATCGAGGAGGTCGAGGGCACGAGCGTGCCGATCGGCTCGCTCGACGTGACGATGCAGCGCGACGACCTGCGCCGCCAGCCGGTCCGCCCCGTCGCCCGCACCCAGGTGCCGCCGGGCGGCGTCGACGGCAAGGTCGTCGTCCTCGTCGACGACGTCCTCTACTCCGGGCGCACCATCCGCGCCGCCCTCGAGGCCCTGGCCGAGCTCGGCCGGCCCCGCATCGTGCGGCTCGCCGTCCTCGTCGACCGCGGCCACCGCGAGCTGCCCATCCGCGCCGACCACGTCGGCAAGAACCTGCCCACCTCCTCCAGCGAGCGCGTCCACGTGCGCCTCGCCGAGGTCGACGGCGAGGAGGACTCGGTGAAGATCAGCGGCGGCAAGACCACCGACGCGACGGGGGAGGAGGCATGA
- the carB gene encoding carbamoyl-phosphate synthase large subunit, with amino-acid sequence MPKRDDITSVLVIGSGPIVIGQACEFDYSGTQACRVLREEGIRVVLVNSNPATIMTDPEFADATYVEPITPEVVEKIIARERPDAVLATLGGQTALNTAIALHENGVLEKYGCPLIGANVEAIELGENREKFKGVVERCGAESARSVICNADDAPAGASEHDKVAHALDKALAAAQELGYPVVVRPSFTMGGLGSGFAHDEAELRRMAGQGLQASPLTEVLLEESILGWKEYELELMRDNVDNVVVVCSIENLDPMGVHTGDSITVAPSLTLTDREYQRLRDISIKVIREVGVDTGGCNIQFAVNPVDGRIIVIEMNPRVSRSSALASKATGFPIAKIAAKLAIGYTLDEVPNDITQETPASFEPTLDYVVVKVPRFAFEKFPAADSSLTTTMKSVGEAMAIGRNFTEALQKALRSTERAGATFHWQGPTPDDPQRLAELLELAAVPTDGRLVTVQQALRGGASVERVHEVTRIDPWFLDQIALVNAVADRVAAADELSPALLRLAKRHGFSDAQIAQLRGMPEAVVRGVRNALGVRPVYKTVDTCAAEFAARTPYHYSSYDEETEVTPRERPAVIILGSGPNRIGQGVEFDYSCVHASFALRDKGFDTVMVNCNPETVSTDYDTSSRLYFEPLTLEDVLEVVHAEQQAGPVAGVIVQLGGQTPLGLAKALKAEGVPIVGTSPEAIDLAEDRGAFGRVLDEAGLPAPRYGTAFSAAEAVKVAGEIGYPVLVRPSYVLGGRGMQIVYDDATLAGYVERATVASPEHPVLVDRFLDDAIEIDVDVLYDGEEMYVGGIMEHIEEAGIHSGDSSCTLPPVTLGSAELDRVRESCLKLARGIGVRGLMNVQFALAQDVLYVLEANPRASRTVPFVAKATGVPISKAAARVMLGASIAELRAEGVLPAHGDGGRMPQHAPVAVKEAILPFQRFRTKEGKVVDSLLGPEMRSTGEVMGIDKDFGMAFAKSQMSSGGLPTSGSVFVSIANRHKRAMIFPVKRLVDLGFHVYATSGTADVLRRNGIEATVVRKISERGDGDPAATDERTIVDLVNAGEIQMVVNTPTGQAERADGYEIRAATTSAGKPIITTVQELWAAVQGIEALRQGVLEVKPLQEHARDLDLYGLYGAAPADTASRATTVPEPVA; translated from the coding sequence ATGCCCAAGCGCGACGACATCACGAGCGTCCTCGTCATCGGCTCCGGGCCGATCGTCATCGGCCAGGCCTGCGAGTTCGACTACTCCGGCACCCAGGCCTGCCGCGTCCTGCGCGAGGAGGGCATCCGCGTCGTCCTCGTCAACAGCAACCCGGCGACGATCATGACCGACCCGGAGTTCGCCGACGCGACGTACGTCGAGCCGATCACCCCCGAGGTGGTCGAGAAGATCATCGCCCGCGAGCGGCCCGACGCGGTGCTCGCGACGCTCGGCGGCCAGACCGCCCTCAACACCGCGATCGCGTTGCACGAGAACGGTGTCCTCGAGAAGTACGGCTGCCCGCTCATCGGCGCCAACGTCGAGGCCATCGAGCTCGGCGAGAACCGCGAGAAGTTCAAGGGCGTCGTCGAGCGCTGCGGCGCCGAGTCCGCCCGGTCCGTCATTTGCAACGCCGACGACGCCCCGGCCGGTGCGTCCGAGCACGACAAGGTCGCCCACGCCCTCGACAAGGCGCTGGCCGCCGCGCAGGAGCTCGGTTACCCGGTCGTCGTCCGCCCGTCCTTCACGATGGGCGGCCTCGGCTCCGGCTTCGCCCACGACGAGGCCGAGCTGCGCCGGATGGCGGGCCAGGGCCTGCAGGCCAGCCCGCTCACCGAGGTGCTCCTCGAGGAGTCGATCCTCGGCTGGAAGGAGTACGAGCTCGAGCTCATGCGCGACAACGTGGACAACGTCGTCGTCGTCTGCTCGATCGAGAACCTCGACCCGATGGGCGTGCACACCGGCGACTCGATCACCGTCGCCCCGTCGCTCACCCTCACCGACCGCGAGTACCAGCGGCTGCGCGACATCTCCATCAAGGTCATCCGCGAGGTCGGCGTCGACACCGGCGGCTGCAACATCCAGTTCGCCGTCAACCCGGTCGACGGCCGGATCATCGTCATCGAGATGAACCCGCGCGTCTCGCGCTCGTCGGCCCTCGCGTCCAAGGCGACCGGCTTCCCGATCGCCAAGATCGCCGCCAAGCTGGCCATCGGCTACACCCTCGACGAGGTGCCGAACGACATCACCCAGGAGACGCCGGCGTCGTTCGAGCCGACCCTGGACTACGTCGTCGTCAAGGTGCCGCGCTTCGCCTTCGAGAAGTTCCCCGCGGCCGACTCCTCGCTGACGACGACGATGAAGTCGGTCGGCGAGGCGATGGCCATCGGCCGCAACTTCACCGAGGCGCTGCAGAAGGCGCTGCGCTCCACCGAGCGCGCCGGCGCGACCTTCCACTGGCAGGGCCCGACCCCGGACGACCCGCAGCGCCTCGCCGAGCTGCTCGAGCTCGCCGCCGTCCCGACGGACGGCCGGCTCGTCACCGTGCAGCAGGCGCTGCGCGGCGGCGCGAGCGTCGAGCGGGTCCACGAGGTCACCCGCATCGACCCGTGGTTCCTCGACCAGATCGCCCTCGTCAACGCCGTCGCGGACCGGGTCGCCGCGGCCGACGAGCTGAGCCCGGCGCTGCTGCGCCTGGCCAAGCGGCACGGCTTCTCCGACGCCCAGATCGCGCAGCTGCGGGGGATGCCCGAGGCCGTCGTCCGCGGCGTGCGGAACGCGCTCGGCGTCCGCCCGGTCTACAAGACGGTCGACACCTGCGCCGCGGAGTTCGCGGCGCGCACGCCGTACCACTACTCCTCCTACGACGAGGAGACCGAGGTGACGCCGCGCGAGCGGCCCGCCGTCATCATCCTCGGCTCCGGCCCGAACCGGATCGGGCAGGGCGTCGAGTTCGACTACTCCTGCGTGCACGCGTCGTTCGCGTTGCGCGACAAGGGGTTCGACACCGTCATGGTCAACTGCAACCCGGAGACGGTGTCGACCGACTACGACACGAGCAGCCGGCTCTACTTCGAGCCGCTCACCCTCGAGGACGTCCTCGAGGTCGTCCACGCCGAGCAGCAGGCCGGCCCGGTCGCGGGTGTGATCGTCCAGCTCGGCGGCCAGACGCCGCTCGGCCTGGCCAAGGCGCTCAAGGCCGAGGGGGTGCCGATCGTCGGCACCTCGCCCGAGGCCATCGACCTCGCCGAGGACCGGGGCGCGTTCGGTCGCGTCCTCGACGAGGCCGGCCTGCCGGCCCCGCGCTACGGCACCGCCTTCAGCGCCGCGGAGGCGGTCAAGGTCGCCGGCGAGATCGGCTACCCCGTCCTCGTCCGGCCGTCGTACGTCCTCGGCGGGCGCGGCATGCAGATCGTGTACGACGACGCGACGCTCGCCGGCTACGTCGAGCGCGCCACCGTCGCCTCGCCCGAGCACCCGGTCCTCGTCGACCGCTTCCTCGACGACGCCATCGAGATCGACGTCGACGTGCTCTACGACGGCGAGGAGATGTACGTCGGCGGGATCATGGAGCACATCGAGGAGGCCGGGATCCACTCCGGCGACTCCTCGTGCACCCTCCCGCCCGTGACCCTCGGCAGCGCCGAGCTCGACCGGGTCCGCGAGTCGTGCCTCAAGCTGGCCCGGGGCATCGGGGTCCGCGGTCTGATGAACGTCCAGTTCGCGCTCGCCCAGGACGTGCTCTACGTCCTCGAGGCCAACCCGCGCGCGTCGCGGACGGTGCCCTTCGTCGCCAAGGCGACCGGGGTGCCGATCTCCAAGGCGGCCGCTCGGGTCATGCTCGGCGCGAGCATCGCCGAGCTGCGGGCCGAGGGCGTCCTGCCCGCGCACGGCGACGGCGGCCGGATGCCGCAGCACGCACCTGTCGCGGTCAAGGAGGCGATCCTGCCCTTCCAGCGCTTCCGCACGAAGGAGGGCAAGGTCGTCGACAGCCTGCTCGGCCCGGAGATGCGCTCGACCGGCGAGGTCATGGGCATCGACAAGGACTTCGGCATGGCCTTCGCCAAGAGCCAGATGAGCTCCGGCGGGCTGCCGACGAGCGGGTCGGTCTTCGTCTCGATCGCCAACCGGCACAAGCGCGCGATGATCTTCCCGGTCAAGCGCCTGGTCGACCTCGGCTTCCACGTCTACGCGACGAGCGGGACGGCGGACGTGCTGCGGCGCAACGGGATCGAGGCCACCGTGGTCCGCAAGATCTCCGAGCGGGGTGACGGCGACCCGGCGGCGACCGACGAGCGCACCATCGTCGATCTCGTCAACGCCGGCGAGATCCAGATGGTCGTCAACACCCCGACCGGCCAGGCCGAGCGCGCCGACGGCTACGAGATCCGCGCGGCCACGACGAGCGCGGGCAAGCCGATCATCACGACGGTCCAGGAGCTGTGGGCCGCGGTCCAGGGCATCGAGGCGCTGCGCCAGGGCGTGCTCGAGGTCAAGCCGCTGCAGGAGCACGCGCGCGACCTCGACCTCTACGGCCTGTACGGCGCCGCGCCCGCGGACACCGCTTCCCGGGCAACGACCGTGCCGGAGCCCGTCGCGTGA
- a CDS encoding dihydroorotase, whose amino-acid sequence MSSTLVTGARPLGGEAADVLVRDGMIAAVGRVPAAERDGDTEVVDADGLVLLPGLVDLHTHLREPGREDAETVASGSAAAAVGGFTAVLAMANTSPVTDTAEAALRVLELGRSCGLVDVQPVGAVTKGIEGHELAELGLMARSRARVRVFSDDGHCVADARVMRRALEYVKAFGGVVSQHAQDPTLAGREACCDESELSGRLGLPGWPGIAEETIVSRDVMLARHTGSRVHVAHVSTAGTVEVVRWAKAQGIAVTAEVTPHHLLLTSDLLAGYDPVYKVNPPLRPAEDVEALRAALADGTIDAVATDHAPHARHDKEHAFVDAAFGMLGLETALPVVSEVMVRSGLLDWAGVARVMSSAPARIAGLDGHGQGLQVGSPANLVLVDPDRATTIDAAASVSLSRNNPYDGRTLTGAVVGTWLRGRRTASEGRPLLAEEAWA is encoded by the coding sequence GTGAGCAGCACCCTCGTCACCGGCGCCCGCCCGCTCGGCGGCGAGGCCGCCGACGTCCTCGTCCGCGACGGGATGATCGCGGCCGTCGGCCGGGTGCCGGCCGCCGAGCGCGACGGCGACACCGAGGTCGTCGACGCGGACGGGCTCGTCCTGCTGCCCGGCCTGGTCGACCTGCACACCCACCTGCGCGAGCCCGGCCGCGAGGACGCCGAGACCGTCGCCAGCGGCTCGGCCGCCGCCGCGGTCGGCGGCTTCACCGCCGTCCTCGCCATGGCCAACACCTCGCCGGTCACCGACACCGCCGAGGCGGCGCTGCGGGTGCTCGAGCTCGGTCGGTCCTGCGGGCTCGTCGACGTCCAGCCGGTCGGCGCCGTCACCAAGGGGATCGAGGGCCACGAGCTCGCCGAGCTGGGGCTGATGGCCCGCTCGCGGGCGCGCGTGCGCGTCTTCTCGGACGACGGCCACTGCGTCGCCGACGCCCGCGTCATGCGCCGGGCGCTGGAGTACGTCAAGGCCTTCGGCGGTGTCGTCTCCCAGCACGCCCAGGACCCGACCCTCGCCGGGCGCGAGGCGTGCTGCGACGAGAGCGAGCTGTCCGGCCGGCTCGGCCTGCCCGGCTGGCCCGGCATCGCCGAGGAGACCATCGTCTCGCGCGACGTCATGCTCGCCCGGCACACCGGCAGCCGCGTCCACGTCGCCCACGTCTCGACCGCCGGCACCGTCGAGGTCGTGCGCTGGGCCAAGGCGCAGGGCATCGCGGTGACCGCCGAGGTGACGCCGCACCACCTGCTGCTCACCTCCGACCTGCTCGCCGGCTACGACCCCGTCTACAAGGTCAACCCGCCGCTGCGGCCGGCCGAGGACGTCGAGGCGCTGCGGGCCGCGCTCGCCGACGGCACCATCGACGCCGTCGCCACCGACCACGCGCCGCACGCCCGGCACGACAAGGAGCACGCGTTCGTCGACGCGGCCTTCGGGATGCTCGGCCTCGAGACGGCGCTACCGGTCGTCAGCGAGGTCATGGTCCGCTCCGGGCTGCTCGACTGGGCCGGCGTCGCGCGGGTCATGTCGAGCGCGCCCGCGCGGATCGCCGGGCTCGACGGGCACGGCCAGGGGCTGCAGGTGGGCTCGCCGGCCAACCTCGTCCTCGTCGACCCGGACCGCGCGACGACGATCGACGCCGCCGCCTCGGTGTCGCTCTCGCGCAACAACCCGTACGACGGCCGCACGCTCACCGGCGCCGTCGTCGGCACCTGGCTGCGGGGGCGTCGTACGGCCTCGGAGGGGCGGCCGCTGCTCGCCGAGGAGGCCTGGGCGTGA
- the nusB gene encoding transcription antitermination factor NusB: MAARSKARKRALDVLFEAEQRGLDPATLLADRVTDPAGGPRVPEYAVELVQGVLAHRADIDELLTTYSQGWTLERMPAVDRTILRLGAWEIVWNDEVPDAVAVSEAVLLATELSTDDSPSFVNGLLGRLVEVKPTLV; the protein is encoded by the coding sequence GTGGCTGCCCGCTCCAAGGCCCGCAAGCGCGCGCTGGACGTCCTCTTCGAGGCCGAGCAGCGCGGGCTCGACCCGGCCACCCTGCTCGCCGACCGGGTCACCGACCCGGCCGGTGGGCCGCGGGTGCCCGAGTACGCCGTCGAGCTCGTCCAGGGCGTCCTCGCGCACCGCGCCGACATCGACGAGCTGCTGACGACCTACAGCCAGGGCTGGACGCTCGAGCGGATGCCCGCCGTCGACCGGACGATCCTGCGCCTCGGTGCGTGGGAGATCGTCTGGAACGACGAGGTCCCCGACGCCGTCGCCGTCTCCGAGGCCGTGCTGCTGGCCACCGAGCTGTCGACCGACGACTCCCCGTCGTTCGTCAACGGTCTGCTCGGCCGGCTCGTCGAGGTCAAGCCCACCCTCGTCTGA
- a CDS encoding bifunctional YncE family protein/alkaline phosphatase family protein produces MTQEPVGPDRRGRSDGGRRTRRRTVVAAGLALAVVGGGTAYAAVRGNTPLGTKLVGQQADGGYLTQTGQFVRPVGDVTKVTGRPFGLAISPDGRSAAALNTGGATTGIVTVVDLVTHRVRQQTGTGKISDGGILYSRDGRTLWAAQPGGLARFDVAADGTLSHQTTVTLPGAGGRLPVPAGLAWAPDGTTLLVTLSANNTLASVDTTATPPAVTRQVTVGNVPNSVVVVDGKAYVSNQGGRPATPGDRTDDSYGTAVVTNNRSAAPSTGTVSEVDLATGTQIATFKVGLQPSALLAVGTSVVVANSDDDTVTSIDTVKHRVGRTFVANPAPGSPYGASPDGLAMLDATHLGVSLGRDNAVAVYAYDGAYTQPSFEGLIPTGSYPSGIGFSASLKRLVVASEQGLGSVGAPGTIDEGVGTTPATAHLGYNFVGTVQTLPVPTNAQMAQWTKQVFADNQWNGLVERNRAGSGNAKPVPVPLHVGDPSTIKHVFLIVKENRTYDQVLGDDPRGNGDPSLAQFGGATTPNFHALARQFPLVDNLYSDGTNSAEGHHWLDQAFVNNYMQQMYGNYTRSYQTGDPMSDAKSGWIWDDALAHGKSVVNWGEQIDSYVDTSGQGTTDGSRPQWFHDSQVLEGKAPGPLTYPLGTYTAKTDIPSLAQVTRPDFPNFDLNIPDQYRADLFSKDFTRYVKNADLPALNLLWIMNDHTEGTTPGATTPSSYVADNDLATGRIIDQISHSPYWKDSAVFVIEDDSQNGVDHVDGHRNIALVASPYAAHGVVDHSYYSQLNLIRTIEQILGLPPMNQQDLTAEPMYDAFQSTPDLTPYTVRPNQVPLTNTNPGASAATSDVQRAWATWSAQQDFRTEDMVNMAQENRDIFYAGNGFSKPYPGDSRVLYPNEVPGGDVKPTGDPDDQPAAAPGSTAKGATPATVAPTVADSDG; encoded by the coding sequence ATGACGCAGGAACCAGTGGGACCCGACCGCCGCGGGCGGTCGGACGGAGGGCGTCGTACGCGGCGCCGTACGGTGGTCGCGGCAGGACTCGCGCTCGCCGTGGTGGGCGGCGGGACGGCATACGCCGCCGTGCGCGGCAACACGCCGCTCGGCACGAAGCTCGTGGGGCAGCAGGCCGACGGCGGCTACCTCACGCAGACGGGGCAGTTCGTGCGCCCCGTCGGCGACGTCACGAAGGTCACCGGCCGCCCCTTCGGGCTGGCCATCAGCCCGGACGGGCGCAGCGCGGCCGCGCTCAACACCGGTGGCGCGACGACCGGGATCGTCACCGTCGTCGACCTGGTGACGCACCGCGTGCGCCAGCAGACCGGCACCGGCAAGATCTCCGACGGCGGGATCCTCTACAGCCGGGACGGCAGGACGCTGTGGGCGGCGCAGCCCGGCGGGCTCGCCCGCTTCGACGTCGCCGCCGACGGGACGCTCTCGCACCAGACGACGGTGACCCTGCCCGGCGCGGGTGGGCGGCTGCCCGTCCCCGCCGGCCTCGCGTGGGCGCCGGACGGCACGACCCTGCTCGTCACCCTCAGCGCGAACAACACCCTCGCCAGCGTCGACACGACGGCCACCCCGCCGGCCGTCACCCGGCAGGTGACCGTCGGCAACGTGCCGAACTCGGTCGTCGTCGTCGACGGCAAGGCCTACGTGAGCAACCAGGGCGGCCGACCGGCGACGCCCGGCGACCGCACCGACGACTCGTACGGCACGGCCGTCGTGACGAACAACCGCTCGGCGGCGCCGTCGACCGGCACCGTCTCCGAGGTCGACCTCGCGACCGGCACGCAGATCGCGACCTTTAAGGTCGGGCTGCAGCCGAGCGCGCTGCTCGCCGTGGGCACCAGCGTCGTCGTCGCCAACAGCGACGACGACACGGTGACGAGCATCGACACGGTGAAGCACCGCGTCGGGCGCACCTTCGTCGCGAACCCGGCCCCCGGGTCGCCGTACGGCGCCTCGCCGGACGGGCTCGCGATGCTCGACGCCACGCACCTGGGCGTGAGCCTCGGGCGCGACAACGCGGTCGCGGTCTACGCGTACGACGGCGCCTACACGCAGCCGAGCTTCGAGGGGCTCATCCCGACCGGGTCGTACCCGAGCGGGATCGGCTTCAGCGCGAGCCTCAAGCGGCTCGTCGTGGCGAGCGAGCAGGGGCTCGGGTCGGTCGGTGCGCCCGGCACGATCGACGAGGGCGTCGGCACGACCCCCGCCACTGCTCATCTGGGATACAACTTCGTGGGAACGGTCCAGACGCTGCCCGTCCCGACGAACGCGCAGATGGCGCAGTGGACCAAGCAGGTCTTCGCCGACAACCAGTGGAACGGTCTCGTCGAGCGCAACCGCGCCGGCAGCGGGAACGCCAAGCCGGTGCCCGTGCCGCTGCACGTCGGTGACCCGTCGACGATCAAGCACGTCTTCCTCATCGTCAAGGAGAACCGCACCTACGACCAGGTGCTCGGCGACGACCCGCGCGGCAACGGCGACCCGTCGCTGGCGCAGTTCGGGGGAGCGACGACGCCGAACTTCCACGCGCTGGCGCGACAGTTCCCGCTGGTCGACAACCTCTACAGCGACGGGACCAACTCGGCCGAGGGGCACCACTGGCTCGACCAGGCCTTCGTCAACAACTACATGCAGCAGATGTACGGCAACTACACCCGGTCCTACCAGACCGGTGACCCGATGAGCGACGCGAAGAGCGGCTGGATCTGGGACGACGCGCTCGCCCACGGCAAGTCGGTCGTCAACTGGGGCGAGCAGATCGACTCGTACGTCGACACGTCCGGGCAGGGCACCACGGACGGCAGCCGGCCGCAGTGGTTCCACGACAGCCAGGTCCTCGAGGGCAAGGCGCCGGGGCCGCTGACCTACCCGCTCGGCACCTACACCGCCAAGACCGACATTCCCTCGCTGGCCCAGGTGACCCGGCCGGACTTCCCGAACTTCGACCTCAACATCCCCGACCAGTACCGCGCCGACCTCTTCAGCAAGGACTTCACGCGGTACGTCAAGAACGCCGACCTGCCGGCGCTGAACCTGCTGTGGATCATGAACGACCACACCGAGGGCACGACGCCCGGCGCGACCACGCCGTCGTCGTACGTCGCCGACAACGACCTCGCGACCGGGCGGATCATCGACCAGATCTCGCACAGCCCGTACTGGAAGGACTCGGCCGTCTTCGTCATCGAGGACGACTCGCAGAACGGCGTCGACCACGTCGACGGGCACCGCAACATCGCGCTCGTCGCGAGCCCCTACGCCGCGCACGGGGTCGTCGACCACTCGTACTACAGCCAGCTCAACCTCATCCGGACCATCGAGCAGATCCTGGGGCTGCCGCCGATGAACCAGCAGGACCTCACGGCCGAGCCGATGTACGACGCGTTCCAGTCGACGCCCGACCTCACGCCGTACACCGTGCGGCCCAACCAGGTGCCGCTGACGAACACCAACCCGGGGGCGTCGGCCGCGACGAGCGACGTGCAGCGGGCGTGGGCCACGTGGTCGGCCCAGCAGGACTTCCGCACCGAGGACATGGTCAACATGGCGCAGGAGAACCGCGACATCTTCTACGCCGGCAACGGCTTCAGCAAGCCCTACCCGGGCGACAGCCGGGTGCTCTACCCGAACGAGGTCCCGGGCGGCGACGTCAAGCCGACCGGTGACCCCGACGACCAGCCGGCCGCCGCGCCGGGGTCGACGGCGAAGGGCGCCACCCCGGCCACGGTGGCTCCCACCGTCGCCGACAGCGACGGCTGA
- a CDS encoding aspartate carbamoyltransferase catalytic subunit, producing MRRHLLSSADLSRAETEAVLTTAESMHDVQTREVKKIPTLRGRTIINLFFEDSTRTRSSFEIAGKWMSADTINISGKGSSTSKGESLRDTVRTIDAMGVDALVMRHAASGAAHQVARWVRCSVVNAGDGTHEHPTQALLDAYTLRRQIGGEDRSLEGKHVAIVGDLTHSRVFRSNVITLARLGARVTAVAPPTLMPSGVGPWSKAEGFETSYDLDDVLSGSHGDVDAVMMLRVQRERMSGGYFPTPREYTVGYGLTRPRLERLLDARPDVAILHPGPMNRGLEIAADAADSASSLVLDQVSAGVAVRMAVLYHLLAGADETQPTSTTATTSTEVPA from the coding sequence ATGAGGCGCCACCTGCTCAGCTCCGCGGACCTCAGCCGGGCCGAGACGGAGGCCGTCCTCACGACCGCCGAGTCGATGCATGACGTGCAGACCCGCGAGGTCAAGAAGATCCCGACGCTGCGGGGCCGGACGATCATCAACCTCTTCTTCGAGGACTCGACCCGCACGCGCAGCTCGTTCGAGATCGCGGGCAAGTGGATGTCGGCCGACACGATCAACATCTCCGGCAAGGGCAGCTCGACGAGCAAGGGCGAGTCGCTGCGCGACACCGTCCGCACCATCGACGCGATGGGCGTCGACGCCCTGGTCATGCGGCACGCCGCCTCCGGCGCCGCGCACCAGGTCGCCCGGTGGGTGCGGTGCAGCGTCGTCAACGCCGGCGACGGGACGCACGAGCACCCGACCCAGGCCCTGCTCGACGCCTACACGCTGCGCCGCCAGATCGGGGGCGAGGACCGCTCGCTCGAGGGCAAGCACGTGGCGATCGTCGGCGACCTCACCCACTCGCGGGTCTTCCGGTCCAACGTCATCACCCTCGCCCGGCTCGGGGCCCGGGTCACCGCGGTCGCCCCGCCGACGCTCATGCCGAGCGGGGTCGGACCGTGGAGCAAGGCCGAGGGGTTCGAGACGTCCTACGACCTCGACGACGTCCTCAGCGGGTCGCACGGCGACGTCGACGCGGTGATGATGCTGCGCGTCCAGCGCGAGCGGATGAGCGGCGGGTACTTCCCGACGCCGCGCGAGTACACCGTCGGCTACGGCCTGACCCGGCCGCGGCTCGAGCGGCTGCTCGACGCGCGACCGGACGTCGCGATCCTGCACCCCGGCCCGATGAACCGCGGCCTCGAGATCGCCGCCGACGCGGCCGACTCGGCCAGCTCGCTCGTCCTCGACCAGGTCTCGGCCGGCGTCGCCGTGCGGATGGCGGTGCTCTACCACCTGCTCGCGGGCGCCGACGAGACGCAGCCCACCAGCACTACCGCGACGACGAGCACGGAGGTGCCCGCGTGA